The Syngnathus acus chromosome 3, fSynAcu1.2, whole genome shotgun sequence genome includes a window with the following:
- the atxn1l gene encoding ataxin-1-like, with the protein MKPAQERNQECLPPKKRDLPVSNCGGAAGTPAVGCAVERGGVGTGASGGGSAVGEEEVGSIPNCLANNDSQGGPPSGEWLRAQQGLHYGVDTSEGVSAVPVDQYSMLYKVAPPSVTYSPTSPHTVLSHISPAYTVHSPLLQHPGLPYPHLGYTQLPHSSLQFVSSPYAVVPYALPPGFVPGSLISPPATIRQAHAVSHLVPYPSVMQEGVVSPPPQAQVAAHTFAKVSASGGVPLMLPSEQAAQQHLGAVGVMSAAELSSRGMPVYYHPQGATRATASRDSHGAHQEKEPEINGGDKEQGARELSLDSSYPGRNARVQQVAAISAAHEPNQRRQLSSPGHRSTPDSDLEVQQVVGSLASCSSSQGVSGGRKEVSFAPLNLSQIVQRARDVHGENPDHASGRSRYVAQPVSYADTRVEQQQPAHAVMLANGQPVLVPVEYHSQLQQHYPAQANDGSPKTSFKASDPSGQAFLSERAVCEPIAPQQQQPPAEVTQALASSVVPGPAASNPSHFMKGAIIQLATGELKRVEDLQTQDFVRSAELSGGLKIDSSMVVDIRASQQRPGLVTLHFTVGEQQSKVTIDVPPEHPFFVFGQGWSSYSPERTAQLYGLACHQMQVGDVCVSITLQRPPSPQKATAQPHHPQQRNTARTLSKSASASETAHRLMGPPAPQHSRPQAHLRTERVHRDRPRDGEKEAADKEEAAHHPEPHVRPSRTSGEHPRSQSGYRLHADASALAGAVLGASQRRWSSPGLQRYNMKGEHGPCPQISASGHVRPSFIPQEVKLSIEGRSNAGK; encoded by the exons ATGAAACCAGCTCAGGAACGCAACCAGGAGTGCCTGCCTCCTAAGAAGAGGGACCTCCCTGTTAGTAACTGCGGCGGCGCTGCGGGGACACCGGCAGTTGGCTGTGCCGTTGAAAGAGGAGGAGTGGGTACGGGCGCCAGCGGCGGAGGTAGCGCTGTTGGAGAGGAGGAAGTGGGCTCCATCCCAAACTGCCTGGCCAACAACGACTCTCAGGGAGGCCCTCCGTCCGGGGAGTGGCTGCGAGCTCAGCAGGGACTTCACTACGGCGTGGACACTTCTGAGGGCGTATCAGCGGTGCCTGTCGACCAATACAGTATGCTTTATAAAGTGGCTCCACCGTCTGTTACATACTCGCCCACCAGTCCTCACACAGTGTTAAGCCACATCTCTCCAGCCTACACTGTACACTCGCCCCTCCTGCAGCATCCGGGCCTTCCTTATCCCCATTTGGGCTACACGCAGCTCCCTCATTCTTCCCTCCAGTTTGTCAGCTCCCCATACGCGGTGGTACCATACGCTTTACCCCCCGGCTTTGTCCCCGGGTCCTTAATCTCCCCCCCGGCGACCATTCGTCAGGCCCATGCCGTGTCACACCTCGTCCCTTACCCGTCTGTCATGCAAGAAGGCGTGGTCTCCCCGCCTCCTCAGGCTCAGGTCGCCGCTCATACCTTTGCCAAAGTTTCCGCATCTGGCGGCGTCCCGCTGATGCTGCCTTCGGAGCAGGCCGCCCAGCAGCACCTCGGCGCTGTCGGTGTCATGTCCGCCGCAGAGCTCAGCTCACGGGGCATGCCGGTCTACTATCACCCTCAGGGTGCCACCAGAGCCACCGCCTCCAGGGACAGCCACGGTGCGCATCAGGAAAAGGAGCCAGAGATAAATGGAGGGGATAAGGAGCAGGGGGCCAGGGAGCTATCTTTGGACTCCTCCTACCCTGGCAGGAACGCACGTGTGCAGCAGGTAGCTGCAATCTCTGCAGCGCACGAACCCAACCAGAGACGCCAGCTGAGCTCACCGGGCCATCGAAGCACTCCAGACAGTGATTTGGAG GTGCAGCAAGTCGTTGGCAGTTTGGCCTCGTGCTCCTCCAGTCAAGGTGTCAGCGGCGGGCGTAAAGAGGTCTCCTTCGCCCCTTTGAATCTGTCTCAGATTGTCCAGCGAGCCAGAGACGTTCATGGAGAAAACCCAGATCATGCGTCCGGCCGATCCAGGTACGTGGCCCAACCTGTGAGCTATGCTGATACCAGAGTAGAGCAGCAGCAACCGGCCCACGCTGTCATGCTCGCCAACGGGCAGCCGGTGCTCGTCCCTGTGGAGTATCATTCGCAGCTTCAACAACATTACCCAGCACAGGCGAATGACGGCTCTCCTAAGACCTCCTTCAAAGCTTCAGATCCTTCAGGCCAAGCGTTTCTCTCTGAGAGGGCTGTGTGTGAGCCGATCGCaccccagcagcagcagcctcccGCTGAAGTGACACAGGCTTTAGCTTCTAGCGTTGTCCCCGGCCCGGCCGCGAGCAACCCGTCCCACTTCATGAAGGGTGCCATCATCCAGCTAGCCACCGGGGAGCTGAAGCGTGTGGAGGACCTGCAGACTCAGGACTTTGTACGCAGCGCCGAGCTGAGCGGGGGGCTGAAGATCGACTCCAGCATGGTGGTGGACATTCGCGCCAGCCAACAGAGGCCCGGTCTGGTGACGCTGCATTTTACGGTGGGGGAGCAGCAGAGCAAGGTGACTATCGACGTACCCCCGGAGCaccctttttttgtgtttggccAAGGCTGGTCATCTTACAGCCCAGAGCGCACGGCGCAGCTTTACGGCCTGGCCTGCCATCAGATGCAAGTCGGGGACGTGTGCGTGTCCATCACGCTGCAGCGGCCGCCGTCACCGCAGAAAGCCACCGCGCAACCCCATCACCCCCAACAGCGGAACACGGCCAGGACGTTAAGCAAAAGCGCTTCGGCATCCGAGACCGCTCACCGGCTCATGGGGCCGCCAGCCCCGCAGCACTCGCGTCCTCAGGCTCATCTCAGGACGGAGCGCGTGCACAGGGACAGGCCGAGGGATGGCGAGAAAGAGGCCGCGGACAAGGAAGAAGCCGCTCACCACCCCGAGCCCCACGTCAGACCGAGTCGGACCTCAGGCGAGCACCCCAGGAGTCAGAGCGGCTACCGGTTGCATGCGGACGCCTCTGCCTTGGCTGGGGCCGTACTGGGCGCTTCTCAGAGACGCTGGTCCTCGCCCGGCCTCCAAAGATACAATATGAAGGGAGAGCACGGCCCGTGTCCGCAGATCAGCGCCTCGGGACACGTCCGGCCCTCATTCATACCCCAGGAGGTCAAGCTGTCCATTGAGGGCCGCTCTAATGCAGGGAAGTGA